From one Gemmatimonadaceae bacterium genomic stretch:
- the rplS gene encoding 50S ribosomal protein L19 codes for MHPFIETQKEWLRTDVPAFRAGDTLRVNVRVKEGDKERLQAFEGVCIARRGSGVSETFTVRKISSGIGVERIFPVHSPMISSITVVRRGRVRRAKLYYLRHLTGKATRIRERKVRVHVPGSET; via the coding sequence ATGCATCCATTTATCGAAACCCAGAAAGAATGGCTCCGCACCGATGTGCCTGCCTTCCGCGCCGGCGATACGCTGCGCGTAAATGTCCGCGTCAAGGAAGGTGACAAGGAGCGTCTTCAGGCCTTCGAAGGTGTCTGCATCGCGCGCCGTGGCAGCGGAGTCAGCGAGACGTTCACCGTTCGCAAGATCTCGAGCGGCATCGGAGTCGAGCGCATCTTTCCGGTCCACAGCCCGATGATCTCTTCCATCACTGTAGTCCGCCGCGGGCGCGTCCGCCGAGCCAAGCTTTACTACCTCCGCCACCTCACCGGTAAAGCCACGAGGATCCGCGAGCGCAA
- the trmD gene encoding tRNA (guanosine(37)-N1)-methyltransferase TrmD produces MPLRINVITIFPEFFAGPLSLSIPSRAAEAGSVEYRIVDLRDYTHDKHRTVDDYPYGGGAGMVMKPGPFFEAVEAIAVKPPIVLLSPRGRRFAHADAVRYAAGEELTLLCGHYKDVDQRVADHLATEEISLGNFVLSGGEAAALAVIDATVRLLPRAMSDLDSARGDSFFDRGISAPSYTRPPEFRGHEVPPVLLSGDHAKIAEWRRTESERLTADKLRTAD; encoded by the coding sequence ATGCCACTTCGCATCAATGTCATTACGATCTTTCCCGAATTCTTTGCGGGCCCGCTCTCCCTGAGCATCCCGTCCCGCGCAGCGGAGGCGGGAAGCGTCGAATATCGAATCGTCGATCTCAGGGATTACACGCACGACAAGCACCGAACGGTGGACGATTATCCCTATGGTGGCGGCGCGGGGATGGTCATGAAGCCGGGCCCGTTCTTTGAGGCGGTCGAGGCGATCGCCGTTAAGCCCCCAATTGTGCTGCTGTCACCCCGCGGTCGGCGCTTCGCTCACGCCGATGCCGTGCGGTACGCAGCAGGAGAAGAGCTCACGCTGCTTTGCGGTCATTACAAGGATGTGGACCAGCGTGTCGCGGACCATTTGGCGACGGAAGAGATCTCGCTCGGCAACTTCGTCTTGAGTGGGGGCGAAGCTGCCGCACTCGCGGTAATCGATGCTACAGTGAGATTGCTGCCCCGCGCGATGTCGGACCTGGACAGCGCGCGGGGCGATTCGTTCTTCGACCGCGGAATCAGTGCGCCGAGCTACACCAGGCCACCGGAGTTCCGGGGGCACGAGGTTCCGCCCGTGCTGCTGTCGGGAGATCACGCGAAGATCGCAGAGTGGCGCCGAACGGAGTCGGAACGGCTGACGGCAGACAAACTGCGAACCGCGGATTGA
- the ffh gene encoding signal recognition particle protein, whose product MFEDLSEKLEATFARLRGRGTLSESDIKEGLREVRRVLLEADVNFALTREFLERVEKKAVGVTALSAVSPAQQLVKIVHEELANMLGERREGLKLSSVPPTIVMMVGLQGSGKTTTAAKLARKLVGEGRPTRLIAADVYRPAAIDQLETLGQQLNVPVYADRTTQDVVKIAKAGIDDAKRARDRVVIVDTAGRLQIDEEMMDELRRLKDAVHPTEILLVADGMTGQEAVKIAQGFDSALGVTGVVLTKMDGDARGGAALSIYGVTKKPIKYIGVGEKSDALEEFHPDRMAGRILQMGDVVSLVEKAQAAFDEEAAKKLQKKVKKEGMDLTDFLNAMRQIERMGPLEGVLKMLPGMNAKMLKQAKVDPKRMKHVEAIVLSMTPAERKDPSLLNGSRRARVARGSGRTISEVNRLLEQFREMQKMMKKMSQGGRMGMPSMPGMFGMR is encoded by the coding sequence ATGTTCGAGGATCTGAGCGAAAAGCTCGAAGCGACTTTCGCCCGCCTGCGCGGGCGCGGAACCCTGAGCGAATCCGACATCAAGGAAGGCCTCCGCGAAGTGCGGCGCGTCCTCCTCGAGGCCGACGTCAATTTCGCGCTGACTCGCGAGTTCCTCGAGCGTGTAGAGAAGAAGGCCGTCGGCGTGACCGCGCTCTCTGCCGTGTCGCCCGCCCAGCAGCTCGTCAAGATCGTCCACGAGGAGCTTGCCAACATGCTCGGCGAGCGCCGCGAAGGTCTGAAGCTGAGCTCCGTTCCGCCGACTATCGTGATGATGGTGGGACTCCAGGGCTCCGGTAAGACGACCACGGCCGCGAAGCTCGCCAGAAAACTTGTTGGTGAGGGACGCCCGACGCGTCTCATCGCCGCCGACGTTTATCGTCCGGCCGCAATCGATCAGCTCGAGACTCTTGGACAGCAGCTGAACGTACCCGTCTACGCTGATCGTACGACGCAGGATGTCGTGAAGATCGCGAAAGCGGGAATCGACGATGCGAAGCGTGCCCGCGACCGCGTTGTGATCGTCGATACAGCCGGCCGGCTCCAGATAGACGAAGAGATGATGGACGAGCTTCGCCGCCTGAAGGACGCTGTCCATCCGACGGAAATTCTCCTCGTCGCCGATGGCATGACCGGTCAGGAAGCGGTGAAGATCGCGCAGGGATTCGACAGCGCGCTCGGCGTCACTGGTGTCGTCCTGACGAAGATGGACGGTGATGCGCGCGGGGGTGCGGCGCTCTCGATCTACGGCGTAACGAAGAAGCCGATCAAGTACATCGGCGTCGGAGAGAAGTCCGACGCGCTGGAGGAATTCCATCCCGACCGCATGGCCGGCCGAATTCTTCAGATGGGCGACGTGGTCTCACTCGTCGAGAAGGCGCAGGCTGCGTTCGATGAGGAAGCGGCGAAAAAGCTGCAGAAAAAGGTGAAGAAGGAAGGGATGGACCTCACCGATTTTCTGAACGCCATGCGACAGATCGAGCGCATGGGTCCGCTCGAGGGCGTGCTCAAGATGCTTCCCGGGATGAACGCAAAGATGTTGAAGCAGGCGAAGGTCGATCCGAAGCGGATGAAGCATGTCGAGGCGATCGTTCTCTCGATGACTCCCGCTGAGCGGAAGGATCCGTCATTGCTCAACGGGTCGCGACGGGCACGGGTCGCGCGCGGCTCGGGTCGCACGATCAGCGAGGTCAACAGGTTGCTCGAGCAGTTCCGTGAGATGCAGAAGATGATGAAGAAGATGTCTCAGGGCGGACGCATGGGAATGCCGTCGATGCCCGGGATGTTCGGAATGCGGTAA
- the rimM gene encoding ribosome maturation factor RimM (Essential for efficient processing of 16S rRNA) yields MSAPAFAVVGMIRNAQGIRGEVVVEPLTDTPDVVFAPGRRVLVGDRSGNAPVMARGVPSSLAVDSAKPFKGGLIVKFDDVADRNAAELLRGRYLLAPFEELEPLGAGEIYLHDLIGMRVELDNGQPVGEVTSYYELPQGLTLDVATSAGSVLVPYRPEVIDRTDQGAGKIIVKSEVGLFE; encoded by the coding sequence GTGTCGGCGCCCGCATTCGCGGTCGTAGGAATGATCCGCAATGCGCAGGGAATCCGCGGTGAGGTGGTCGTCGAGCCACTCACGGACACTCCCGACGTAGTATTCGCACCCGGTCGCCGCGTGTTGGTCGGCGACCGTAGCGGAAACGCGCCGGTCATGGCGCGCGGCGTCCCATCCTCGCTTGCGGTCGACTCGGCCAAGCCATTCAAGGGCGGCCTGATCGTCAAGTTTGACGACGTCGCCGACAGGAATGCCGCCGAATTGCTGCGCGGCCGTTATTTGCTCGCTCCGTTCGAGGAGCTCGAGCCGCTGGGCGCGGGGGAGATCTATCTCCACGACCTCATCGGCATGCGCGTGGAGCTGGACAATGGCCAGCCCGTAGGCGAGGTGACTTCGTACTACGAGCTGCCGCAGGGGCTGACGCTCGACGTTGCAACATCGGCCGGGAGCGTACTCGTTCCGTATCGTCCCGAAGTGATCGACCGGACGGACCAGGGCGCGGGTAAGATCATCGTCAAGTCTGAAGTCGGGTTGTTCGAGTAG